In Cystobacter fuscus DSM 2262, the DNA window CGCCAGACGTGGCGCCTGCCTGATACCCGGCTATCGCGTCCAGGCGAGGTTGCCGTATTTATGCGGCATCCAACTGGGCCAGCGCGCGACGATATTTTTCCGTCCTGGCCACGTCGGCAGCCGTGGGGGCCGCAATGCGGGACAAGTCGGCATTGTCCCGGAGGTCCGCATACTTGACGCGGCGGCCAATCGCATTCGCCGCCGCGCGGGCGATGAAAGCTTCGTAGGTTTCTCCATCCCTGCGCGTCACCGAATCCAGCGCTTCGAGCAGGTAGCCGGGAAAGCCTTCGGCCGCGAGTTGGTCGAGCGTCAGGCCCGTATCTTCGATGACGTCGTGCAGGATTGCCACAATGCGCTCGGCATCGTTTTCCATGGCCTGCATGACGCGCTTCGGGTGTTCGATGTAAGGGCGGCCTGCCTTGTCCGTTTGTCCGGCGTGCTGCTGCTCTGCTATCGAGATCGCGCGTTCGAGAAGGCGCTCGAGTGGGATGGGTTGGTTCATGGTTTTCCTTGAGGTCTTCATCAGCGCAGTAGCGTTAGGCCCGGCGGCAGGGCGTCGCCGTACATGCGGGTGGCGCTGGCCTGGTCCAGTTCGACCACGTCGCGCACCATCGCCGCCCAGCCTTCCGGTGCGTTGCTGGCCGCCAGGCGCCGCAGCGTATAGGCGGGATAGAAGCCATGTGGAGGGTGAGGGCTGGAGCGCAGGAGCCGAGGAGGGCCGCTGACGGGGCCAGCAAGGCCGCGCGCCGCGCCGGTACACGGGACGGTACAACCCCTTGGGGCACACCCCTGCCCTGGCCGCCCTCGCTTGAGGAGAGCGGCAGGGAGTTACGGAGGCCGGTGTCCAGCAGGAGGTCTCCGCCAGGGAAACACGCTCACCGGGTTGCTGGGCTTTTTCTTTGCCCTCGTTTCCCCATGTGCCCTCAGGGCGAGGGTGCGCACGGCCCGAGCCCCGTCACCGTAGGCCGCGGCCACTGTGGGGGCGGCCAGCGGACCGGTGCCCCGTCGCCGGGTTGACTCCTTCTCCCGGGGGCATGGCACTTCCGGTTCGCATCCAGAGGCTGTCCAGTCCCTTCAGGATGGAGGATTCCACCGATGGAGGCCGCCGGCCCGGCTTCTGCCCAAGAGCCGCCCACCCGCCTCCCGGTGTTCAGCAGGGGGAACTCCGGGCGAAGGTCGAGAGCCTGGCGTCCGCTCTGCGCTTCCTGCGAGGTCGACTGCGGGACATTCCGGAGGGAGTCCCGAGCCTCGATCATCTCCTCGTGTGTCTGGTACAAGCGAAGGCTTGCATCGCTCAGGACGGCAGGACGCTGCGTCGCTGGAGGGACAACGCCCTGTTCTGGATGCATATCCACGAGGTCTCCGCGGATATGCTGCTCCTCATCCCGATGGACATGCTTGCCGACGAGGTCATGTCGCTGGATGCTCACTTCCGGCGCAACATCCACGAGCCCGTCGCACGCGCGACTTGGCAGGGGGCGGACGAGAGGTCGGGCGCATGCGCCTATAGGCGGAATGGGGGCCTTGTTTGAGTGGGAGGGCTGGTGCAAAGGGGTTGAGAAGGGCCGCTGGAGGGTGACGGGCGGGCTGTGCGCCGGGCCGGAGCAGAGGCGGTGCCGCCCCTCTGGTCACACCTCGGCGGATTGGATCCCCGGTGGGCCCACGTTGACGGGTTCCGACCGCGCTGGAGGCGTCTGAAGGACACAACGCATAGGCGCGAGCGGTTGCGTTGCGACAGGCTCGCGGCGGGCCCCGAACCCGGATGCACGGTGGTGCGCATCCGGGTTCCGTGAGGGGACAGGGGTGCAAGACAGCCACGTCTTGTGCCCAGTCAGCCGCTACTCGGCCTTGCCCTCCGCCTCCTTCTTCAGCCTCGCGGTGAGCCCCTGGTCCGCCCGGTCCGCGTACGCGCGGCACGCCCCCGGGTCGATGAAGGCCTGTCGCCCCTCGCGCTCGCTCCGGGCCCGCAGCTCGAAGAAGCGGCCTGCCCCCGGGTGGGTGGGGATCATCACGTCACACGGCAGGGTTCGGATCTTCTCGATGCTGCCGCGGAACCGCTGCACGCGGGCGGCGTCGGCGCCGTGGCGGAAGCGCGGTGCGGCCACAGGCGTGAGGCTCTCGGCATACACCACGTCCACACAGCGCTCCCCCTCGCAGCTGCGCCACGTCCACGTCGTCGCGCCGGGGGTGTGCCCCGGCGTGTGGTGCGCGGTGACGACGACCTTGCCGAGCGTCACCGTCCCGCCGTCGGCCACCGTCACCACGTCCCGCACGGCCGGGTAGCGCATGGAGGCCCCGTAGCCTGCCAGGGGATCATCCGGGGTGACCGACCCGAGGCGCAGCGCCTTGGCCCCGGCTGGGCTCGCCGCCACCTTGGCGCCGCTCATCCGCCGCAGCGCCGCGATGCCCCCGGCGTGGTCGCAGTGCGCGTGCGAGTTGAGGATCCACTTCACGTCGCGCATCTCAAAGCCCAGGGCGCGCACGCCCTCCGCGATGCGCTCCGCGGACTGGGGCAGTGCGCCGTCGACGAGGATGAGGCCCTCCCCGCTGTCGATGAGGACCGACGACAGCCCCGCGACGCCGACGTAGTACGTGTTCCCGTACACGCGGAACGGCGCCTGCGGCCGGTTCCACTCCGCGCAGTCGCCGCACTCGATGGGCGCGGTGTCGGGCGGGACGGAGGGGGTTGCAGCGGTGACGAGCGGGATGAGCAAGGCGAGCAGTCGCATCGGGGTTGGCTCCGAAAGGGGAGGGAGAGGCCGCCCCCCGTGCAAGGAGCCTGCCGCGAGCTCCAGGCCGTCCGCCCGGATTTCTTCCTTCCGAGGTCGCAGCGGGTCCGTGTGCCGGACACCACAGAGCGCCTCCACTCGACCGCACCCGGCGCGGCTTCGTGGACGCGATCCGCGCGGGTGCACCGGATGCACGGCGGGGTGCATCCGGGCTCCGTGAGGCCAGGACGCCTCAGCCCCGGGGCGGGCCGTAGGAAACGGGCCGGACCGCCGAGCCCGAGCCTCCGCGCTCCTTGAGTGCCAGCACGAGCGTGCAGGACAGCCACGTCTTGTCCGTGGACATCTCCTTCAGGCGCAGGTTCTTTCAGCGACTCGAACGAGGCGGTGCGCCCCCGCATCTGCTCCACGAAGGCCTGCGAGACGCGGAGCATGTTCTCCGGCTGCTGGAAGCCCGCCTTGCGCGTGAAGTCCAGGCGCGCGGCCATCTCCCGGGACACCTCGGCCAGCTCGATGCCCGAGAAGAACTGCACCAGGGTGATGAAGAGGCCGCAGAAGCAGGCGATCTGGAAGTCACCCGCCTGGACCGCTTGATGGAAGGCCCGCTGGTAGAGCTCCATCACGGCCGGCAGCGTATAGGCGGGATAGAAGCCATGTTGAGGGTGAGGGCTGGAGCGGAGAGGCCGAGAAGGGCCGCTGCCGGGGCTAGCAAGGCCGCGCGCCGCGCCGGTACACGGGACGGTGCAACCCCTTGGGGCACACCCCTGCCCTGGCCGCCCTCGCTTGAGGAGAGAGGCAGGGGAGTTGGGGCGTGTTGACAGCAGACGGGGGTGCTCACGCAGATCGATCTGAACATCGCGCCCGATACGCGCTTTCTGTCCACCCTGGAGTGGAGGGGGTGGAGTCCCGACGGCCAGATGCTGTGGCAGCACCGCGCTCCCGGCGTCGCGCCCAACGTCCGCAACGGGGAGTTCCCCTGGTATTACGAGGTCCATCCCCGGGGTGAGGGCTTCCTCATCGTCAACTCCTGGGAGCGTGAATATGGCACCACCAGCATCGACTTCGGCTGTGCCGAGGTGCTCGACGGCAAGCAAGCCAACCGGCTGCTTCTGATGGATGGGCAGGGCGCCTGCACCCGCAGCCTGGGCATCGAATACGTGCCTACAGGAGTCGCCACCTCGGGCGAGGACTTCTGGATCTCGCGCTGCCTCTATCATGGCGCGGGAGTCCAGTGGCCCTCCATGCAGCGCCGCGACGCCATGAACCAGGTGCTGACCGATGTGATGGTGAATCCTCCTCCGCCGTACCTGACGCACGTCAGCCAGTCCACGCTGCTGAGCTGGGGAGACGGCAAGCTCAGCCGGCGGTCCGAGTCCTTCGAGCCGCTCTGGTCGCACGTCCTCCCCATCTTCGGACAGGAGAATCCCGCGGAGCTTCCGGATGGACAGCTGGGAGTGGTGGGACGCCGGAGCCGTTCCGAGGGCTTCACCTTCGGAACGAGTGTCATCCCGCTCGGCGATGACTTCGTCATGGTGCGGTTCTCGGGCCAAGGCAAGCCGCTCGGCGCGGTGGCCACCGGGATTCCTACCCGGGAGATCCCTGGTCAGCCCAGAGCCATCACCACGGACGCTCTGGGGATGATTGTGGCAGGAGGCGAGGCGAACTCGGTGGTGGCCCTGTCCTGGACGGGGAGCAAGCAGTGGGAGCGCGCCGTGAAAGACATGGTCCCGGAGCTGTGCCTGCCGAAGGTGCACTCCGTGGCCTCCCACGCCCGATACGGAGTGCGGGTGGTGGGGCTAGGCTACGTGCCTGCCGTGGATGGCACGTGCGAGGAGACACCCCAGAGCCAGCGCATCTTCGTCATGGCCCTCACGCGCTGAGCCGGTAAATACCTTTTGGGTGCCGCTAGCATGCCTTTTGGTTATGCTGCGATCATGGAACTCAGACACGTGAGGTATTTCGCGGCGGTTGCCGAGCAGATCAGCGTGACCCGCGCGGCGCAACTGCTTCATGTTTCTCAACCTGCGCTCAGCCGGCAAATCCGCGACTTGGAGGAGGAACTCGGAGTCGATCTCCTCGAGCGATATCCCAATTCCATCGCTCTGACGGAAGCGGGCAAGGTGTTTCTCGCCGAATGCAAGGTCATCCTCCGTCGGGTCGAAGACGCCGTCGAGAAGGTGCGACGGAAATCGCCTTCGCATCGGTCCATCCTGAGGATCGGATTCGCCGCCACGCCGGCCGTGGAAATCCTGAAGCAAGCGATGCGGGTTTTCCACAAGCAGCATCCATCGATCCAGATCGAGCTCAAAGACCTGTCGAGCAACGGGA includes these proteins:
- a CDS encoding HD domain-containing protein, with protein sequence MNQPIPLERLLERAISIAEQQHAGQTDKAGRPYIEHPKRVMQAMENDAERIVAILHDVIEDTGLTLDQLAAEGFPGYLLEALDSVTRRDGETYEAFIARAAANAIGRRVKYADLRDNADLSRIAAPTAADVARTEKYRRALAQLDAA
- the bla gene encoding subclass B3 metallo-beta-lactamase, which codes for MRLLALLIPLVTAATPSVPPDTAPIECGDCAEWNRPQAPFRVYGNTYYVGVAGLSSVLIDSGEGLILVDGALPQSAERIAEGVRALGFEMRDVKWILNSHAHCDHAGGIAALRRMSGAKVAASPAGAKALRLGSVTPDDPLAGYGASMRYPAVRDVVTVADGGTVTLGKVVVTAHHTPGHTPGATTWTWRSCEGERCVDVVYAESLTPVAAPRFRHGADAARVQRFRGSIEKIRTLPCDVMIPTHPGAGRFFELRARSEREGRQAFIDPGACRAYADRADQGLTARLKKEAEGKAE